One part of the Alosa alosa isolate M-15738 ecotype Scorff River chromosome 4, AALO_Geno_1.1, whole genome shotgun sequence genome encodes these proteins:
- the amigo1 gene encoding amphoterin-induced protein 1, protein MMSFPHTLGKCVTGISFSMSAWVGWVLCFSMLPLQYLGTEGSALNCHTTCICASNVVSCSKMSLTTVPTALPLYTAVLDLSYNNITRLRAEWTPVKLPKLRNLLLGHNGLHFVSSEAFIYVTQLRYLDLSSNHLDQLYELMFEPLVHLEVLLLYNNRISQIDRTAFSSLNSLQKLYLSQNQISRFPMELVKDKTRLEKLSLLDTSSNKVKSLPLQDLQNLPGWIKNGLYFHNNPLPCDCDLYSLLTHWYIRKFSSAYDFRDDYTCVLPGSEKKKIVAAFELNTLLNCSTFKEEGQETYLEQTVFLSCDTRQQDTVKTWMLPNNVPVMPNSNQSAVVLPDGRLQISPARAEDSGVYTCFAVSEALNETLYVVVKVHNFTISGNGETLNTAYTTLVGCLASAVLVLIYLYLTPCRCFCCPNHNKDPKDLQGQNGKLNPNDDEDVEEDGLQGKAHRKKSVAESISSVFSDTPIVV, encoded by the exons ATGATGTCTTTTCCACACACGTTAGGCAAGTGCGTGACAGGCATATCATTCTCAATGAGTGCCTGGGTTGGCTGGGTTCTCTGTTTCTCCATGCTTCCGCTGCAGTACCTAGGGACTGAGGGCTCTGCTTTGAACTGCCACACGACCTGCATATGTGCCAGCAATGTTGTCAGTTGCTCCAAGATGAGCTTGACCACGGTCCCTACAGCTCTGCCTCTGTACACAGCAGTATTGGACCTCAGCTACAATAATATCACCAGGTTGCGTGCAGAGTGGACCCCGGTCAAGCTGCCCAAACTGCGCAACCTTTTACTAGGTCACAATGGGCTTCACTTTGTCTCATCTGAAGCATTTATATATGTCACTCAGCTCCGCTATCTGGACCTGTCCTCTAACCATCTGGATCAGCTGTATGAGTTAATGTTTGAACCTCTGGTGCACCTGGAGGTGCTGCTTCTCTACAACAACCGCATCTCACAGATTGACCGCACTGCCTTCAGCAGTCTCAACAGTCTACAGAAACTGTACCTGAGCCAAAACCAAATCTCCCGATTCCCAATGGAGCTGGTCAAAGACAAGACGCGACTCGAGAAGCTCAGCTTGCTGGACACGTCTTCTAATAAGGTCAAAAGTCTGCCACTCCAAGATCTTCAGAACCTCCCAGGCTGGATAAAGAATGGACTTTACTTCCACAATAATCCACTCCCATGCGACTGTGACCTCTACAGTTTGCTGACTCATTGGTATATTCGAAAGTTTAGCTCAGCCTACGACTTTAGGGAtgactacacttgtgtgttacCAGGCTCGGAGAAGAAAAAAATTGTAGCCGCTTTTGAGTTGAATACCCTCCTGAATTGCAGCACATTTAAGGAGGAGGGTCAGGAGACCTATTTGGAGCAGACGGTCTTTCTCAGCTGCGACACGCGGCAGCAAGACACAGTAAAGACCTGGATGCTACCCAACAATGTGCCGGTGATGCCAAATAGCAACCAGAGCGCCGTAGTCCTGCCCGACGGCAGGCTACAGATCAGTCCGGCGCGCGCGGAGGACTCAGGAGTGTACACTTGCTTCGCCGTGAGCGAGGCTCTCAACGAGACCCTGTATGTGGTGGTGAAGGTGCACAACTTCACCATCAGCGGCAACGGTGAGACGCTCAACACGGCCTACACCACCCTGGTGGGCTGCCTGGCCAGTGCGGTGCTCGTGCTCATCTACCTGTACCTCACGCCCTGCCGCTGCTTCTGCTGCCCCAACCACAACAAAG ACCCCAAGGATCTCCAGGGGCAGAATGGCAAGCTCAACCCCAACGACGACGAGGACGTGGAGGAAGATGGCCTCCAGGGGAAAGCGCACAGGAAGAAATCCGTCGCAGAGTCCATCAGCTCTGTTTTCTCGGACACTCCTATTGTGGTCTGA